ATCATGCTGATGTGCTCCCTAATGATACATCCGTTGCACTACCCAGTTATGCCTGCCTTTTGGGAAATATACTAGAATCTTCTGGAGTTGCTCTGTCTCAGCCTGACTGCTCATTTGAACTGGTAAAATTGGCACTACAATTAGAAGGTTCTTCTTGGAAGAGTGTCTTCTTTGCCTCTTATCATTTTCTCGTCTATTGCTGTGAATATGCTGTTTACTATTTCCTTGACTGTCAAAGCTCAAATCTTCATGTAGGCATTACTGGACTAACTTAAAAAAGATTTGAACCTAATTTGTACTTGATGCCTCTATtcttatagttttttttaatcaattttATGATATTATTATATACTTGATTACTATGGTATAGCTTAGTTGTACTTGGCTTAAAGCATCCACTTATGTGGGTACATTAGTTTATATGTATCAGTAATACAACCGCTTTGATGGCCAaatcctttttgcaaatttcaGGCTGTAGACTTAGCTGCTGTTGCAACACTCTTGTTGGAATCACTTCCCTCCTTAAAATCGCCACAAAGCAAAGAAGGTATTATATTTGTGCAGTAGGTTCCTCTATTTAAAGTGTTTCAGGTTCCTATATGATCTTGTATTGAGTTGTTTAAAGTGTGTAAATTATCAAATTCTGTTTCATAATAAACATATATCCAAACATATCCTGACTTTCAGATTCTGTGGTGGGTGGGGATGATATGACTGAGGGAGATGACGCAATGAAAATATGTTTAAATAATGATTTGGAACGGCAGATTCGTGAGGCCATAGATTCACGCTTTCTTCTGCAATTTGTAAGCTTTCTATAAATGTTATCATTTACTTGTAAACCTTTGTATTTATATAGCTAGCAAATCTGCCATTACCACATAATATTAAGTAATATTTTTTGGATTCTGAttctttttgtaattttttggGTGGTTGGGTTTGGGGCAGACAAATGTGTTGTTTGGAGGGATTTCAGCTGTCAGTGACTCACATAAAACACCGGATGATAAAGAGGTGTCAGCTGTTGGCGCATCGTGTGCCTTTCTACATGTTACTTTTAACACCTTACCTCTTGAGAGAATCATGACTATCCTAGCTTATAGAACGGAACTTGTGCCCGTTCTATGGAACTTTTTGAAACGGTGCAATGAGAAGCATAAGTGGTCTTTATTGTCAGAGCATTTGGCATTTTTATTGTCAGGAGATGCACCTGGTTGGCTATTACCTTTGGCAGTTTTCTGTCCCGTGTACAAGTAATAGTACTACCTCGCTCACCatttaacataattttttttccaatggtGTGAAGTATCTATTACTTCACATGTTTTATgcattctttttttcttttttaggtTATAAAGATATGTGTTCATTGAATGTGTACATAATTAGACACCTCTAGTTTGACTCTTTATTTATATGGATCAGGCACATGCTTACAATAGTTGATAATGAGGAGTTCTATGAACAGGAGAAGCCACTATCGTTGAAGGATATCAGATCCCTAATTGTCATACTCAGACAGGTGAACTTTTGTTGAATATGTATATTTAAGATATTAAAAACATGGTGGTCATTGTAGCTGTGGGTATCCTATTTCCAAGGAATGTTCTAGTTTGTAGGTCCATATTTGGTTGTTCACTATACCTGATAAAGTAGATGTCCAGTGATGTACTGAACTGCTGAGTGCTATGTTACACATTTAGTTGGTTTGTCAGGTCAAGTACTTGGTAATTTCTATAATTGTTAATTATTGGACTTTCTATTTTCTGCAGTCTCTATGGCAGCTTCTATGGGTGAACCCTCCGGCTCCCAGTAACTGTTTAAAATCTCTCGCCAGCAATCCTGTAAATAAGAAGCACCCTTTGGAGTTCATTCAACAGAGGGTTGGCATCGTAGCATCTGAACTCCTCTCCCAGGTAACAAATGGGTGTTAGAGGCCTTTTTGCGGCTATTGTTGCTCTATAGGTTGTGAGAGCTTTACTAGCCTTACCTTGAGATATGTGCCAGATTTATGCTGATTGTTAAATGGTAAATCTTATCCTTCATTTCCTCTATCGAATTTGTTATACATGTAGTTGCAAGATTGGAACAATAGACGAGAGTTTACATCCCCTAGTGACTTCCATGCTGATGGTGTCAATGATTTCTTTATTTCTCAGGTAAATTGATCTCATTTCTATGACCACAGTTTAAGTTGCATTTGTTCTAATctgttttaaattattttacgcAAGGCCATGATAGAAAATACCCGAGCCAATGATATTTTGAAGCAAGCTCCGTTTCTAGTACCGTTCACAAGCAGAGTTAAGATATTCACTGTAAGTATTAATCTTTGAACTCTTATCTGGAAGCCTAGATCTGTCCGACCAATGGGGATTGGACTTGAGGCAAAATTTACAGAAATGGATGCGCAAACTGTTATTGATTCTTATCATGTTAAAccctttttttaaattttttttaaaatatttgttGAAACCAATTTGTCAGTCGCAATTGGCAGCAGCTAGAGAAAGACACGAGTCTCATTCTGTGTATACCAGAAACCGGTTCAGAATACGGCGGGACCATATTTTGGAAGACGCTTATAATCAGATGAGTGCATTGTCTGAAGAAGATCTTCGAGGACCGGTAATGTGTCTTTACTGGCTTTAGGACATGTACTAGATTGTGATTTTGTTTGCAAGTGTTTTAAATGTGGCTTGCGTACATTCCTATTAATTCAATAATTTAATCTTCTTTGGGTTTTCACTTGCAGATTCGGGTATCGTTTGTAAACGAATTTGGGGTTGAAGAAGCTGGAATTGATGGAGGTGGGATTTTTAAAGATTTCATGGAGAACATTACTCGAGCAGCCTTTGATGTCCAGTATGGTTTATTTAAGGTGATAAAAGTTTATCGGTACCTATGTTTCTGAAGTTTGTACTGCTTATAGAACCAAATCTTGGTACATCTAATGTTACATATCTCGAAATTGTGAAAGACCAATTTTACATCCCAATTACACCTATATGCCACCTGAAAGTTTCCATCctctataatatatattacgGAACAAGAGATTAAGAAGGAACAGGTGGTATCTGTAcatctcattttttttttgttctgctTTTTATCTGATTTGTTCTCTGACCTCTGCCTCACATGTGCAGGAAACTTCTGACCATCTCCTCTATCCTAATCCTGGTTCAGGAATGATTCATGATCAGCATCTCCAATTTTTCCACTTTCTGGGGATTCTTCTTGCAAAGGTAACTAGTCTTTATGCCATAGGTGTCTCTCTATCTGACATTTCCATCAGATTATGACATGTTTGTCTTTACAGGCCTTGTTTGAAGGAATTCTTGTTGATATTCCATTTGCAACGTTCTTCCTGAGCAAATTAAAGCAGAAGTAAGCACTCACTATTGTAATGCAAGCCTGTATTACTAGAATTAAAGAAATTGTCTAGTATATTTGACTGCATTTGTAATTCTGATACTCTTTTCTTTGTATTTGTTGGTTAGGTACAACTACTTAAATGATTTACCTTCATTAGACCCTGAGTTGTATCGCCACCTTATATTCTTAAAGGTAAGTTTGCCCATTCATCTTTTTCCTGGAGTTGATTGTACTGGAGGCTTGTGCTTGTATCGACTCGTTTATATGAGTGGTCTCcctattttcagtatttttatcTAGATTGTTGTTGAGGGGTGGATGGTGGTCATGGTTTTTCAAATTTGTACTTTTGTAATTgaatttttcaattctcaagtCACTGAGTAATATATCTTTACACAAAAtattctattggatttgattGACATTATGTTCAATGATAAGCAGTTAAAATAATTTCTCATCTGCATTTAATTGAAAATACTACCTTTGTTGCTTGTGGGATCATCTTGCAATTATTGTTACTTCTGGAAAGCTCACTTTTCCACCCTTTTACGATTAATTTATGCAGCATTTCAAAGGTGTAATTTCAGAACTGGAACTATATTTTGTGATCTTAAATAATGAGTATGGGGAGCAAACTGAGGAAGAGCTGCTTCCTGGGGGGAAGAATCTTCGTGTCACTAATGAAAACGTCATTACTTTTATTCATCTCGTTGCTAATCACCGTTTAAATTATCAGGTAGTGTGACTTTCCATATTGAATTTACAAGACACCATCTGGGTTTGTTTGGTTGTTCTCTTTGTGGATGTAATGTGGTTTTATTCATATGCAGATACGTCAacaaagttctcatttctTAAGGGGGTTTCAGCAGCTTATACAGAAAGATTGGATCGATATGTTTAATGAGCATGAACTTCAGGTATTGCTGTCTACCTCTATGGTCTATTGATTACACTTGTTTTACATAGAATAATAGGATCATGCATTCAAACTCACTCATATCTTGCTGCTGGTTCAAGATGATATACTAAAACGATCTTAGTCAGTCTCTGCACTTAAAAAGTGTCTTAGACACTCTCTGCCCTTAATCATTCTACTTTCTGCTTTATTGCTGGTTGTCTAAGACTAATATAGTAAACTGATCATAGTCATTCTCTGGCTCTCTGCACTTGAAAAGTATCATGATCTTAGACATTCTCTCCACTTAGTCAATTCTACTTTCTGCTTTATCATACCTAATATACTGACAGATTAACTCATTTCATTAAATATCATTTATCTAGCTTATTGTATTTCTGTTGACTTTAACTTTACAGTTGAAGTCATGGCTTGACTCATAGTTAGCAATATAAACTATACAAATTCCTTCAATACTATTGTTCATTTATTCCCATATGGTTTTGAATGTCCTGTGGACCTCATGCAGTGAAAAAGCTGAATCCATACTATGTTATGATAAGTAATATATTGGACTAAGTGTAGGCTTCTTGCAAAGTTCCTAATAAGTGGTATATGAGAAGAAGTGTGTATGGTTTGCAAAGTTCCTAGTAAGTAAATTGATCTCGGGATAAAATCGGTATTGCTTGCAAGGTTTCTTTACTAATGAAGCGGTACATATTGTCCTTATTGCAAGCTTACAGATGTGTAACACTTCACAAGATCTATATCCGAGTTTATATGCTAAAGTTCCCTAATTTTTGGTTTAACTTGTTTCTACAGCTTCTGATATCAGGTTCAGTTGACAGCCTTGATATTGATGATCTACGGAGAAACACCAATTATGTTGGTGGTTATCACGGTGTGAGTTCCTCGACTTTAGCTTGGTTTATATGCTCTTAGGACATGTGCAGATACTGCTTACATTGATAAATCTATTTCTAGATGGAGTTGTCCTTGGTTTATTATGTCTTTGGTCTTCCCAACTAATTTTCAGACTGTATTcaaaaattttcttttagttataTATCTTTTCTCATTAATTGTTTCAACAGGAGCACTATGTTATCGACATGTTCTGGGAAATTCTCAAAAGCTTTTCACTGGAAAATCAGAAGAAGTTTTTGAAGTATGTTTGTAGCTTCTGCTTGAAAATCCCTTCATATGGTGTTGAATTAAATTGTATTGCCACACTGTTTGAACTCAGGAAAGGTACTAACTACACTAGTTCTTTTCCAGATTTGTCACTGGGTGCTCTCGGGGACCATTGCTTGGGTTTAAGTACCTTGAACCATTGTTCTGCATCCAGAGGTAAGAATTCATGCTAGAGTTTCATCTGATTAGAAATAGTTTATCGCAGTAAAATTGCCGAGAAAGTTAAACATTCTGTTGGTATTTACTCAATTTCATAGAGCGGCTGGTAGTGCAACCGATGAAGCTCTTGACCGATTGCCAACTGCAGCTACTTGTATGAATTTGCTGAAGCTTCCTCCATATCGGAGGTTTGTGAATCTCTTAATTTTCCACTTAGATTGTCCATTATAATGCCCCAATAAATAACGTGTTTATTTTGATACAGCAAAGAGCAATTAGAAATGAAGCTGATGTATGCAATAAGTGCAGAAGCCGGTTTTGATCTGAGTTGATGGAAGCTATGCATATCACTTGTGCATATATTGCATCGGCCCCATTCTGTGGGCATACAATTATAGTCATGTTAATTTAATTCAAGCGAAAGCTTTTGCTTGGATGTGTCAAAGACCACACGAGCTGCGGGCTACCAGAGCAGAGTGAACTGGTGGCGTGTAGATATCTTTATCTTGCAAGCTCCGGATTTGACATGTAAATACGCGGGGTTATACTGCAAAGTGCAACAGCTTTGTCAAGTTTACAGGTCTTGGCCCCCTTGTGAATGGCTTTCTTCACAACATAAAATAGGTTTGGAGAACTGTAAAATTATTCACTGGCCTGGTTGATATATTTCTGTAAATGAGGAAAGGCAAATACATTCGAATGAAGATAtagttctttctttcttccatGTACGTAGTTTTATAAGTATCATCTGTCACTACTATAATTATGAAATGCCGACAGCTAGGCTATGATAATGGCTGAAGTGTGCCTCTTTTATCTCATAGTTACATTGTCGTTGCACAACGCCACACCCATAAGCACATCGCTGCCAAGTTCTTGGTTTCAATGTGCAACACCAATATTCTATAAAAGAGAGACGAGCAGAGGGACTACAATATGATGATATGAATGATATCATGCCATAATGCCCTACTATGTAATATAGCACTATTAAGAAAATTTAGCCCGGCTATACAATACTGCAATACCCTATTCCCCTTTACCTTCAATGCCAGTATGCTACGAGTCCTACGACCTCATCGACTCTCTTTCTCTTAATTTATTCGTGAGCTCTAAATTGAAAAGTTCATGGCAGAAATCAAAGATGGTGTTCGTTATCAACTCTTTCTTCAACAGGTCCGTTGCCTCCAACTTCATGATTAACTGTTtcattttccaactctttTGATGTTAACAATGGAAGCCACACCTAGTGCTGCTTCTCCATTAGAGTATCTGTTGCGGGATTTGTGAGTAACACCATTAAGCTACCCTTCTTCTTGGACTCCGCCATTTACACTATTTTCCTTTCTTCCATTAGGTACTtgaatttcattcattttctcCTGCATGATTCTTCTACAGCATGGACAATCTCATCAGTGGAAGTATAGGCCACGCAGTATGAAAGCAACGCATTGGAGCCATTGGCTATCGCCTTCATTGCATTTTTAGCCGCAACCCTGACAGGCTCACCCGGAAGCTTCAAGTTACCGATGAAGCATGCTCTTAACGATTTTTGCCTTAGCGTGTGCTCCTGCATCTTTATCATCCTTTTGGGGGACACTCTTGAACTAATAAAACTTCAAGTTGATTAAGAAGTTGTAATtctaagattgtgttttgGTGGGATCACTCTTCATTTGATGAGATACCTGTCATGAATCTTGGTCTGAATACTAAATACTAATTGAATAAGCAAATGATATTGCTTCACCAATATTATCGTTAAATTGAGAAACGATTTTGAACACCGATATGCACTTGCACCACTTTAAATAGACGGTTGAAGAATAcaataaaaagtaaatatcAACAGCTCTTAACCGACCACTTAAGATGACATCGGTGCATAGAATAAGTTTCATCTGTatatgaccaaaaaaaaaaagtttcatCTGTGTAAATATGCTACTAACTTATTATCGTAATTAATAGGTAactaaaaaaagtaaaataaaaaaacctgCGGTAAGCACAAAAATCTTTAAAATTGGAAAGAAGGAACTAGGAAGTGTTATTTAGGGCGTTTGGAACCGCCATtacaattttcttcttcttccaagcGATCCCTGATTCTCACCTCAAAACGCACCGTTTAAGACACCTCCAAGAGAGACCCAGGCTTTCCGCTTCAGACCGCCGACGACGATGGTGAAGGTGCGGATGAACACGGCCGACGTGGCCGCCGAGGTCAAGTGCTTGCGCCGCCTCATCGGCATGCGCTGCGCCAATGTCTACGATCTATCTCCCAAGGtcctcccctctctctctctctctctctctctcttcatctTAATTTCATCGCATttcaaatctctctctctgattcttcttcttcttcttcttcctcctaaTTCGATTCTCGATTTCACAGACCTACATGTTGAAGCTCATGAACAGTAGCGGCGTCACCGAGTCAGGCGAGAGCGAGAAGGTCTTCTTGCTTATCGAAAGCGGCGTCAGATTGCACACTACTGCCTATGTTAGGTAAGTAATCTTTGCtctgatgaattttttactttttgttaAAGATGAGTTCATAGTGTTCATGGCTTTGTATTCTGTAATTGTAGGGACAAGAGTAATACTCCATCTGGTTTTACACTCAAAATAAGGAAGCATATACGAACAAGAAGGCTGGAGGATGTGAGGCAGCTCGGTTATGATCGGGTATATGATTTTCGATTTTGTTTTCGAAATTTTGTGCTGACATTTTGTGCTTTACGTTAATTTTTGTGTGGCATTTGTTGGCAGATTATACTGTTTCAGTTTGGACTTGGTGCTAATGCGTACTATGTTATATTGGAGTTATATGCACAAGGAAATATTATACTTGCAGATTCGGAGTATATGGTGATGACTCTACTGCGCTCACATAGGTTAGTGAATCCATTTCCTGTCTTATTTAGTGTTCATGAGCATAATTAAAGTATCAGTAGCAGTATAGAGTAATGCTTTCTAGGCTCAAAGTTTGAGGGGAACTAgataaaagtttttttttcttttgcttttctTCTTGCTTTCGCACAGTTAGAGATGCACTGTTAGTAGTTAGTACTCATCTTAGATATGAGTAGAAATTTTAAAGACTGTTCTAGCTTCTGATTTTGCTCACTTGTTCACTTCCAAGGACTTCTgaaatttggttttgatttttttagttCAAATATTAATTAGATGGTAAATGTCGTTTTGGTAGGGATGATGATAAAGGGGTTGCTATTATGTCACGCCATCGTTATCCAATAGAGATTTGTCGAACTTTTGAGCGAACAACTGCTGTAAAGCTACAGGAAGCCCTTACATATTCCAAGGAACCTGATAAAAATGAATCTGTTAAAGACTCTGAGGGTGGAAATGAAGTATCTGTTGtgccaaaagagaaaaaggggaGTAAGAAAGGTGGGAAGCCTGCCGAGTCAAGTAAAAAGCCTGGTGATGCTAAAGCCAAACAAGCCACTTTGAAGAATGTTCTCGGGGATGGACTGGGCTACGGGCCTGCTCTTTCTGAGCATATTATTTTAGATGCTGGTCTTGTTCCAAATACTAAAGTTGGTAAAGGTGAAAAGTTAGATGATAATACATTAAAGCTTTTGCTCGAAGCTGTTGCAAAATTTGAGGACTGGCTGCATGATGTTATATCTGGTGAAAAAGTTCCTGAAGGATACATTCTGATGCAGAACAAAAGTTTAGGGAAGAATGGCCCATTGGTGGAACCAGGAAGTTCTGGCCAGGTTACCAcattatttcttttttgcgaacataattttttttgtcccTTGAATGAAGGATTTTCATCAATATAAATCTTAACTAGGATTTCTGCATCTATTGTGCAgatatatgatgaattctgTCCCATATTATTGAACCAATTCAAGTCGAGGGAATATGTGCGGTTTGAAACATTTGATGCATCTTTGGATGAGTTCTACAGCAAAATTGAGAGTCAAAGGTCAGAACAGCAGCAAAAAGCAAAAGAGAGCTCTGCTAACCAGAGGCTTAATAAAATCCGTGTAGATCAGGTTTTGTaccttttctatttatatgttATTTGCTTTCAAAGAGAGATTCAAAGTCACTAACTGAATAAGATAGCACACAAGTTCAATTAGAGGATAGGAATCCTTTCTCTTTCAAATTGAACTAGATATCAACTTATTGAAATCTTCCATCTCGGTTATTTCAATCCTATCTGTAGGAAAATCGTGTGCATATGCTAAGGAAAGAGGTTGACCAATGTGTTAAAATGGCGGAACTGATAGAATATAATTTAGAAGATGTGGATGCGGCTATATTAGCTGTTCGTGTAGCTCTTGCAAAGGGTATGAGCTGGGAGGATCTTGCTCGTATGGtaaaggaagaaaagaaatctggAAATCCTATTGC
This is a stretch of genomic DNA from Argentina anserina chromosome 4, drPotAnse1.1, whole genome shotgun sequence. It encodes these proteins:
- the LOC126792796 gene encoding E3 ubiquitin-protein ligase UPL6; its protein translation is MFFSGDSSNRKRVDLGGRSTKERDRQKLLEQTRLERNRRLRLRQKNSAATKIQKCFRGRKAASSEYSKVREQFCGTYGEHCQNADKSCFGPDSDFLRQLLFFLDSRSVGDLSVLVETCRLLHQYVKNTGDIVSLFAGMDYSSKHALVNYRVKKLAYLCIKAVHRNRTHLKDQLFASPSESSVPTTLLLETVALLIDQELPWVCKTVSYLLERKAFALFREIILTGRASRENLDSVGRVSSLEHTLAVVIPHIGQEPCNCPNVGPHWSFLSQILTIPFLWKLLPYLKEVFATRGLSQHYIHQMALCMHNHADVLPNDTSVALPSYACLLGNILESSGVALSQPDCSFELAVDLAAVATLLLESLPSLKSPQSKEDSVVGGDDMTEGDDAMKICLNNDLERQIREAIDSRFLLQFTNVLFGGISAVSDSHKTPDDKEVSAVGASCAFLHVTFNTLPLERIMTILAYRTELVPVLWNFLKRCNEKHKWSLLSEHLAFLLSGDAPGWLLPLAVFCPVYKHMLTIVDNEEFYEQEKPLSLKDIRSLIVILRQSLWQLLWVNPPAPSNCLKSLASNPVNKKHPLEFIQQRVGIVASELLSQLQDWNNRREFTSPSDFHADGVNDFFISQAMIENTRANDILKQAPFLVPFTSRVKIFTSQLAAARERHESHSVYTRNRFRIRRDHILEDAYNQMSALSEEDLRGPIRVSFVNEFGVEEAGIDGGGIFKDFMENITRAAFDVQYGLFKETSDHLLYPNPGSGMIHDQHLQFFHFLGILLAKALFEGILVDIPFATFFLSKLKQKYNYLNDLPSLDPELYRHLIFLKHFKGVISELELYFVILNNEYGEQTEEELLPGGKNLRVTNENVITFIHLVANHRLNYQIRQQSSHFLRGFQQLIQKDWIDMFNEHELQLLISGSVDSLDIDDLRRNTNYVGGYHGEHYVIDMFWEILKSFSLENQKKFLKFVTGCSRGPLLGFKYLEPLFCIQRAAGSATDEALDRLPTAATCMNLLKLPPYRSKEQLEMKLMYAISAEAGFDLS